From a single Paenibacillus sp. FSL W8-0426 genomic region:
- the argR gene encoding transcriptional regulator ArgR, whose translation MKGQRHIKIREIISQNDIETQDDLVEALRQAGFQVTQATVSRDIKELLLIKIPMDDGRYKYSLPTDQRYNPIQKLKRALVDNFLHIDHTNNLVVMKCLPGTANSIAALLDNIEWTEVMGTICGDDTILIICRTEANSVTVIERIMGYIS comes from the coding sequence ATGAAGGGACAACGACATATTAAAATTCGTGAAATCATAAGCCAAAACGATATTGAAACACAGGATGATCTGGTGGAAGCGCTGCGTCAAGCAGGTTTTCAGGTCACTCAGGCAACCGTGTCCAGAGATATCAAGGAACTGCTGTTGATCAAAATTCCGATGGATGACGGGCGGTACAAGTATTCGCTTCCTACCGACCAGCGTTACAATCCGATTCAGAAGCTGAAGAGAGCGCTTGTGGACAATTTTCTTCACATTGACCACACGAACAACTTGGTGGTGATGAAGTGTTTGCCGGGAACCGCCAATTCGATTGCGGCCCTTCTGGATAACATAGAGTGGACAGAAGTAATGGGAACGATCTGCGGCGATGATACGATTCTCATCATTTGCCGGACAGAAGCCAATAG